The following proteins are co-located in the Oncorhynchus tshawytscha isolate Ot180627B unplaced genomic scaffold, Otsh_v2.0 Un_contig_2113_pilon_pilon, whole genome shotgun sequence genome:
- the LOC121844405 gene encoding serine protease hepsin-like — MFCAGFEKGGTDACQGDSGGPFVAEDSLSKASRYRLLGVVSWGTGCAMAKKPGVYTRVSRFLPWISSAMRTYHNSPGVHKMARTWEH; from the exons ATGTTCTGTGCTGGCTTTGAGAAGGGTGGTACCGATGCCTGTCAG GGGGACAGCGGGGGCCCGTTTGTGGCTGAGGACTCCCTGTCCAAGGCCAGCCGCTACCGCCTGCTGGGGgtggtgagctggggaacaggcTGTGCCATGGCCAAGAAGCCTGGCGTCTACACCAGAGTGTCCCGCTTCCTACCCTGGATCTCCTCAGCCATGAGG ACGTATCACAATTCACCAGGAGTGCACAAAATGGCGCGTACATGGGAGCACTGA